The Colletes latitarsis isolate SP2378_abdomen chromosome 1, iyColLati1, whole genome shotgun sequence genome has a segment encoding these proteins:
- the Ktl gene encoding BTB/POZ domain-containing protein Ktl: protein MVDQQQTDQQQEAVPSVVELNVGGVFYTTALTTLTREGDSHLAALFSGKTPVEKDAKGKYFLDRDGVLFRYVLDFLRNQALVLPEGFREKERLKQEANFYGLPGLERAVLENGKSSGSLGSSSGKRAPGYITIGYRGSFAFGREGLPDVKFRKLSRILVCGRVTLCRDVFGGTLNESRDPDHGTSDRYTSRFFLKHSSIEQAFDMLQEQGFKLAGSCGSGTAGTNSEQLKPGMDTEENRWNHYNEFVFVRE, encoded by the coding sequence ATGGTGGATCAACAGCAGACGGATCAGCAACAGGAAGCTGTGCCAAGCGTGGTGGAGTTGAACGTGGGCGGTGTATTTTACACCACCGCTCTGACCACCCTCACCCGGGAGGGCGATTCTCATCTGGCTGCTTTGTTTTCGGGTAAAACGCCGGTAGAGAAGGATGCAAAGGGAAAGTATTTCCTGGACCGCGACGGGGTGCTCTTCCGTTACGTCCTCGATTTCCTGCGCAATCAGGCGCTGGTCCTGCCGGAGGGTTTCCGTGAGAAGGAACGATTGAAGCAGGAGGCGAATTTCTACGGTTTGCCCGGATTGGAGCGTGCCGTTCTGGAGAACGGTAAATCCTCTGGATCCCTTGGCTCCTCATCGGGTAAGAGAGCGCCCGGATACATTACGATTGGTTATCGTGGAAGCTTCGCGTTTGGTCGCGAAGGTCTGCCGGATGTGAAGTTCCGGAAACTCTCGAGGATCCTCGTGTGCGGTCGCGTGACTCTCTGCAGAGATGTTTTCGGGGGGACGTTAAACGAGAGCCGCGATCCGGATCATGGTACCTCGGATCGTTACACCTCCAGATTCTTCCTCAAGCACAGTTCCATCGAGCAAGCGTTCGACATGCTTCAAGAGCAAGGATTCAAGCTGGCAGGTAGCTGCGGTTCCGGCACCGCTGGCACCAATTCCGAGCAGCTGAAACCCGGCATGGACACCGAGGAGAATCGTTGGAATCATTACAACGAGTTCGTCTTTGTTCGCGAGTAA
- the LOC143349406 gene encoding mucolipin-3 isoform X2 yields the protein MDPRVRMKWLVKMDCSTRMRPVQGFHHRATITDHPTYNVTFAEEKMRRKLKFFFMNPIEKWQAKRRFPYKFAVQVIKIILVTVQLCLFAHSNYMHVNYAWDNRLAFSHLFLKGWDALREVPAYPPVTGPMAIYTQDEFYSTIDYALDGYYNVSNAIGSYSYITEDNSVVPVILCLYQYKEGIVFGFNESYVFDKEIIETCLNITYKFYNEFNTSKNLLSEQEISVNFSALVNARLKFSLKTINLRAAGPITPPDCYKFDINIDFDNRDFDGQMLLSLDAEPKRLQCKGDTRYITNSRIESILRTLLNLLVIFICSLSLSLCSRAIYRAQLLKFETISFFKKTYGKILSFEGRLEFLNFWYLMIIVNDLLIIFGSAMKQQIEQKQYSSDYWNLCSIFLGTGNLFVWFGVLRYLGFFKTYNVVILTLKKAAPKLARFLICAILIYAGFTFCGWLILGPYHIKFRSLATTSECLFSIINGDDMFATFTITSFKSTMLWWYFRIYLYTFILLFIYVILSLFISVIMDAYDTIKIYYRDGFPKNDLQTFIAACTDEASSGLYRDDSDRNDLTELLDRFCCCRKRIFYGSFSESNTETTTKLEQTCDGAICI from the exons ATGGATCCGAGAGTGAGGATGAAGTGGCTGGTGAAAATGGACTGCTCAACGAGAATGAGACCAGTCCAAGGTTT CCATCATCGGGCAACTATAACGGATCATCCTACTTATAATGTGACATTTGCGGAAGAAAAGATGCGTAGAAAACTGAAATTCTTTTTCATGAACCCAATCGAAAAATGGCAAGCAAAGCGTCGTTTTCCATATAAATTTGCTGTGcaagttattaaaattatattggtGACCGTACAACTATGTCTATTTGCACATAGTAATTACATGCATGTAAACTATGCTTGGGATAATCGACTAGCTTTTTCACACCTATTTCTTAAAGGATGGGATGCTCTTCGCGAG GTACCAGCTTATCCTCCAGTAACTGGCCCTATGGCAATTTATACACAAGATGAATTCTATAGTACAATTGATTATGCTTTAGATGGTTACTATAATGTCAGTAACGCAATTGGATCGTATTCGTACATAACAGAAGACAATTCAGTAGTCCCAGTTATTCTATGTTTATATCAATACAAAGAAGGTATTGTATTTGGTTTTAATGAAAGTTATGTTTTTGATAAAGAAATCATAGAAACTTGCTTAAATATAACTTACAAGTTTTACAACGAATTTAATACATCAAAGAACTTATTGTCCGAACAAGAGATCAGTGTAAATTTCTCAGCCCTTGTTAACGCTCGTTTAAAATTTTCCCTAAAAACAATCAACTTAAGAGCTGCCGGACCTATAACACCACCGGATTGTTATAAATTTgatattaatattgattttgaTAATCGTGATTTCGATGGACAAATGttgctttcgttagatgcagaaCCAAAAAGGTTGCAATGTAAAGGCGATACACGTTATATCACGAATAGTCGTATCGAATCAATTTTAAGGACATTACTAAATTTACtagtaatttttatttgttcgttatCTCTTTCTTTGTGCTCCAGAGCTATATACCGGGCACAGTTATTAAAATTCGAAACCATCAGTTTTTTTAAGAAAACATATGGTAAGATATTGAGTTTCGAAGGAagattagaatttttaaatttttggtaTTTAATGATTATCGTCAATgatcttttaattatttttggatCGGCAATGAAACAACAAATCGAACAAAAACAGTATAGCAGTGATTATTGGAATTTATGTAGCATATTTCTTGGCACTGgaaatttatttgtttggtTTGGTGTATTGCGATACCTCGGTTTTTTTAAAACCTACAACGTCGTTATTTTAACGTTAAAAAAAGCTGCCCCTAAGCTCGCACGGTTTCTAATATGCGCAATTCTTATTTATGCTGGTTTTACGTTTTGTGGTTGGTTAATTTTGGGCCCATATCATATAAAATTCCGATCGCTCGCCACGACTTCCGAATGCCTATTCTCTATTATAAACGGTGACGACATGTTCGCGACATTTACCATAACGTCGTTTAAATCGACAATGTTGTGGTGGTACtttagaatttatttatatacCTTTATTTTGTTGTTCATTTACGTTATTTTAAGTTTATTTATTTCTGTGATAATGGACGCCTATGATACGATTAAGATTTATTATCGTGACGGTTTTCCGAAAAATGATTTACAAACTTTCATAGCAGCATGTACAGACGAAGCATCTAGTGGACTCTATAGGGACGATTCTGATAGGAATGATTTAACAGAGCTCCTCGATCGCTTTTGTTGTTGTCGAAAAAGAATCTTTTACGGGTCATTCTCGGAATCAAATACAGAAACCACAACGAAATTAGAACAAACATGCGATGGAGCAATCTGTATATAG
- the LOC143341065 gene encoding kelch-like protein 5: MSKISHTGVGSNRGELFKELLFSNKEASISEHSISSVVSSISTSQDEKHAENSLKVMEKYLHKQQLTDVTLIAGTRRFPAHRLVLSAGSEYFAAMFTSSLRESAQNEVELMGVDGDALWALVCYCYTGCIELREDSIETLLATARLLQLNPVVKACCQFLRKQLHPSNCLGIRMFADMQGCTDLLEHAHAYTTKNFMEVTKNQEFLSLSANEVAKLLESEDLNVPSEETIFHALMTWLEHGPENRREDASRLLSLVKLPLLSPAFIADNIESNEMFKDQKVVQELVMEALKYHLLPERRPLLQSGRTKPRKATVGHMLAVGGMDANKGANFIDAFSLRDNAWTPIVHMIGRRLQFGAAIVDKKLIVAGGRDGLKTLNTVECFDFSSFLWSTLSAMNVHRHGLGVAVLGGPLYAVGGHDGWSFLDTVERWDPATRHWSAVSSMSMQRSTVGVAVLNDKLYAVGGRDISSCLNTVECYDPHTNKWTPCAPMSKRRGGVGVGVVNGCLYALGGHDAPGTNPNASRFDCVERYDPKTDTWTMVAPMSCARDAVGVCVLGDRLMAVGGYDGQQYLTLVEAYDPHLNEWEQVAPLMAGRAGPPCVVTKNLYNFGFDN, translated from the exons ATGTCGAAAATAAGTCATACTGGAGTGGGATCAAACAGAGGCGAGCTTTTCAAAGAACTTTTGTTCTCGAACAAAGAAGCGTCTATAAGTGAACATAGTATTTCGAGCGTGGTATCGAGTATTTCTACTTCACAAGATGAAAAGCATGCGGAAAACAGTCTCAAAGTCATGGAAAAGTATTTACATAAGCAACAATTGACAGATGTTACGTTAATTGCAG GGACCAGACGTTTCCCAGCGCATCGTTTAGTACTTAGTGCTGGCTCGGAATATTTTGCTGCCATGTTCACTAGTTCTTTGAGAGAATCTGCACAAAATGAAGTTGAATTAATGGGAGTAGATGGGGATGCTTTATGGGCTTTGGTTTGTTATTGTTacacag GTTGCATAGAATTAAGAGAAGATAGCATAGAAACTCTTTTAGCGACGGCACGATTGTTACAGTTAAATCCAGTTGTTAAGGCTTGTTGTCAATTTCTTAGAAAACAACTCCATCCAAGTAATTGTCTAGGAATAAGAATGTTTGCAGATATGCAAGGTTGTACAGATTTATTAGAACATGCTCATGCCTATACTACCAAAAATTTTATGGAAGTTACAAAGAATCAGGAATTTTTATCGCTATCTGCTAATGAAGTTGCCAAATTATTAGAGTCTGAGGATCTCAATGTACCTTCGGAAGAAACTATTTTTCAT GCACTTATGACTTGGTTGGAACATGGTCCAGAAAATAGACGAGAAGATGCTAGCCGACTGTTGAGTCTTGTAAAGCTACCTTTATTGTCTCCTGCG TTTATAGCAGACAATATTGAGAGTAATGAAATGTTCAAAGATCAAAAAGTGGTGCAAGAGTTAGTCATGGAAGCACTCAAATATCATCTTCTACCTGAGCGTAGACCGTTGCTTCAGTCAggacgaacaaaacccaggaaagCTACAGTGGGTCATATGTTAGCTGTTGGTGGCATGGATGCTAACAAAG gtGCTAACTTTATAGATGCGTTCTCTTTACGCGATAATGCTTGGACGCCAATAGTACACATGATTGGTAGGAGACTTCAATTCGGTGCTGCTATCGTTGACAAAAAATTAATAGTTGCGGGTGGGAGGGATGGATTAAAAACATTAAATACAGTAGAATGCTTTGATTTTTCTTCTTTCCTTTGGAGTACACTATCTGCCATGAATGTACATCGTCATGGATTAGGTGTAGCTGTGTTAGGTGGGCCTTTATATGCTGTGGGTGGCCATGATGGTTGGAGTTTTCTCGATACTGTAGAAAGATGGGATCCGGCCACGCGTCATTGGAGCGCAGTTTCTTCTATGTCTATGCAAAGATCTACAGTTGGCGTCGCTGTATTGAATGATAA ATTATATGCAGTAGGTGGAAGAGATATAAGTTCTTGTTTAAATACTGTGGAATGTTATGACCCACATACGAATAAATGGACTCCGTGCGCGCCAATGTCAAAACGACGAGGTGGCGTAGGCGTAGGTGTAGTAAACGGATGTCTATATGCATTGGGTGGTCACGATGCACCTGGCACTAATCCCAATGCCAGCAGGTTTGACTGTGTTGAAAG gtATGATCCTAAAACAGATACATGGACAATGGTAGCTCCAATGAGTTGCGCTAGGGACGCGGTCGGTGTTTGTGTGCTCGGTGATAGACTTATGGCAGTAGGAGGCTACGATGGCCAACAGTATCTCACGCTTGTTGAAGCATACGATCCCCATCTTAATGAGTGGGAACAG gTTGCTCCTTTAATGGCTGGTCGTGCAGGACCGCCATGTGTTGTCACAAAAAATCTATATAATTTTGGATTTGACAACTAA
- the LOC143349406 gene encoding mucolipin-3 isoform X1 → MSEPRERNVGRKMYSESNILVKHSWSNGSESEDEVAGENGLLNENETSPSHHRATITDHPTYNVTFAEEKMRRKLKFFFMNPIEKWQAKRRFPYKFAVQVIKIILVTVQLCLFAHSNYMHVNYAWDNRLAFSHLFLKGWDALREVPAYPPVTGPMAIYTQDEFYSTIDYALDGYYNVSNAIGSYSYITEDNSVVPVILCLYQYKEGIVFGFNESYVFDKEIIETCLNITYKFYNEFNTSKNLLSEQEISVNFSALVNARLKFSLKTINLRAAGPITPPDCYKFDINIDFDNRDFDGQMLLSLDAEPKRLQCKGDTRYITNSRIESILRTLLNLLVIFICSLSLSLCSRAIYRAQLLKFETISFFKKTYGKILSFEGRLEFLNFWYLMIIVNDLLIIFGSAMKQQIEQKQYSSDYWNLCSIFLGTGNLFVWFGVLRYLGFFKTYNVVILTLKKAAPKLARFLICAILIYAGFTFCGWLILGPYHIKFRSLATTSECLFSIINGDDMFATFTITSFKSTMLWWYFRIYLYTFILLFIYVILSLFISVIMDAYDTIKIYYRDGFPKNDLQTFIAACTDEASSGLYRDDSDRNDLTELLDRFCCCRKRIFYGSFSESNTETTTKLEQTCDGAICI, encoded by the exons ATGTCGGAACCACGAGAAAGAAATGTAGGAAGAAAAATGTACTCGGAAAGTAATATTCTCGTTAAACATTCATGGAGCAATGGATCCGAGAGTGAGGATGAAGTGGCTGGTGAAAATGGACTGCTCAACGAGAATGAGACCAGTCCAAG CCATCATCGGGCAACTATAACGGATCATCCTACTTATAATGTGACATTTGCGGAAGAAAAGATGCGTAGAAAACTGAAATTCTTTTTCATGAACCCAATCGAAAAATGGCAAGCAAAGCGTCGTTTTCCATATAAATTTGCTGTGcaagttattaaaattatattggtGACCGTACAACTATGTCTATTTGCACATAGTAATTACATGCATGTAAACTATGCTTGGGATAATCGACTAGCTTTTTCACACCTATTTCTTAAAGGATGGGATGCTCTTCGCGAG GTACCAGCTTATCCTCCAGTAACTGGCCCTATGGCAATTTATACACAAGATGAATTCTATAGTACAATTGATTATGCTTTAGATGGTTACTATAATGTCAGTAACGCAATTGGATCGTATTCGTACATAACAGAAGACAATTCAGTAGTCCCAGTTATTCTATGTTTATATCAATACAAAGAAGGTATTGTATTTGGTTTTAATGAAAGTTATGTTTTTGATAAAGAAATCATAGAAACTTGCTTAAATATAACTTACAAGTTTTACAACGAATTTAATACATCAAAGAACTTATTGTCCGAACAAGAGATCAGTGTAAATTTCTCAGCCCTTGTTAACGCTCGTTTAAAATTTTCCCTAAAAACAATCAACTTAAGAGCTGCCGGACCTATAACACCACCGGATTGTTATAAATTTgatattaatattgattttgaTAATCGTGATTTCGATGGACAAATGttgctttcgttagatgcagaaCCAAAAAGGTTGCAATGTAAAGGCGATACACGTTATATCACGAATAGTCGTATCGAATCAATTTTAAGGACATTACTAAATTTACtagtaatttttatttgttcgttatCTCTTTCTTTGTGCTCCAGAGCTATATACCGGGCACAGTTATTAAAATTCGAAACCATCAGTTTTTTTAAGAAAACATATGGTAAGATATTGAGTTTCGAAGGAagattagaatttttaaatttttggtaTTTAATGATTATCGTCAATgatcttttaattatttttggatCGGCAATGAAACAACAAATCGAACAAAAACAGTATAGCAGTGATTATTGGAATTTATGTAGCATATTTCTTGGCACTGgaaatttatttgtttggtTTGGTGTATTGCGATACCTCGGTTTTTTTAAAACCTACAACGTCGTTATTTTAACGTTAAAAAAAGCTGCCCCTAAGCTCGCACGGTTTCTAATATGCGCAATTCTTATTTATGCTGGTTTTACGTTTTGTGGTTGGTTAATTTTGGGCCCATATCATATAAAATTCCGATCGCTCGCCACGACTTCCGAATGCCTATTCTCTATTATAAACGGTGACGACATGTTCGCGACATTTACCATAACGTCGTTTAAATCGACAATGTTGTGGTGGTACtttagaatttatttatatacCTTTATTTTGTTGTTCATTTACGTTATTTTAAGTTTATTTATTTCTGTGATAATGGACGCCTATGATACGATTAAGATTTATTATCGTGACGGTTTTCCGAAAAATGATTTACAAACTTTCATAGCAGCATGTACAGACGAAGCATCTAGTGGACTCTATAGGGACGATTCTGATAGGAATGATTTAACAGAGCTCCTCGATCGCTTTTGTTGTTGTCGAAAAAGAATCTTTTACGGGTCATTCTCGGAATCAAATACAGAAACCACAACGAAATTAGAACAAACATGCGATGGAGCAATCTGTATATAG